A region of the Mycobacteriales bacterium genome:
TCGTGGTCCGTACCGCCGAGCCGGTGCTCGACCCGGCCTGGACGGTCGGGGCGCTGAGCCTGGAGGACCTGGTGCTGGCGTACATGAGCCCGGGCGAGCCCGCCCGGCCGGTCCTGGAGGTACTGCGATGACCTGGCTGACCTGGCGGCAGTTCCGCGTCCAGGCCACGACGCTGTACGCGGCCGTCGCCGCCTGCGTGCTCGTGGTCATGATCACCGGCTCGCGGCTGCCCCGCACCGGCACGAACGTCTTCGACCTGCTCACCCCCGGCGACCGGCGGCTCTACTTCACCGGGCTGATCGTGATGGCGCTGGTCCCGGCGCTGGTCGGGGCGTTCCTGGGCGCGCCGATGGTGGCCCGGGAGCTGGAGGCCGGCACCCATCGGCTGGTCTGGAGCCAGAGCGTCACCCGGACCCGCTGGCTGGCGACGAAGCTCGGTCTGGCCGCGCTGGCCGTGGCGGCCGCGGTCGGGGCGCTGAGCCTGGCCGTGACCTGGTGGGCCGCCCCGCTGGACGGGTCGAGCGGGGCGGCCCGGGGCTCGCTGCCGGCCCGGCTCACCCCGGTCTCGTTCGCGATGCGCGGTATCACCCCGGTCGCGTACGCGGTGTTCGCCCTCGCGCTCGGCGTCGCCGTCGGGCTGGTGCTGCGCCGGTCGGTGGCGGCGATCGCGGTGACGCTGGCGGTGTTCACCTTCGTGCAGATCGCGATGCCGCTCTGGGTCCGGCCGCACCTTCTGCCGCCGACGACTCAGTTCGTCACGATCAGTGAGTCCACGATCGCCGGCATCGGGTTCCACGACTCGGACCCGGTGCCGACCCTCGAGGTGCAGCGCGTCAACGCCGGCGACTGGGTGCTGTCCGACCGGACCGTGGACGGCGGCGGCCGGGTCGTCCCGGTGCCGGCGTCCTTCACCGAGTGCGTGCCAGGACCGCCCCGGCCGGACGAGG
Encoded here:
- a CDS encoding ABC transporter permease subunit translates to MTWLTWRQFRVQATTLYAAVAACVLVVMITGSRLPRTGTNVFDLLTPGDRRLYFTGLIVMALVPALVGAFLGAPMVARELEAGTHRLVWSQSVTRTRWLATKLGLAALAVAAAVGALSLAVTWWAAPLDGSSGAARGSLPARLTPVSFAMRGITPVAYAVFALALGVAVGLVLRRSVAAIAVTLAVFTFVQIAMPLWVRPHLLPPTTQFVTISESTIAGIGFHDSDPVPTLEVQRVNAGDWVLSDRTVDGGGRVVPVPASFTECVPGPPRPDEAETRAKPRLDTCLTQLAAAGYKQKLVYQPADRFWTLQWAETGVFLALSGLLTWFCFRWVRRV